The Chryseobacterium sp. G0186 genome includes the window ATCTATCCTGTGCTATAAAAGAAAGATGTCCTGATTCCCCATTTTCAATTGGAGAAACCCCAGTAATAAGTGCGTTTTCATCACCTATTATTTTTCCGTCGATAAAACTTGCAATTTGCGAAGCTGTAAATTCCATATTCTGCAAAGATAAGAAATTCTATAATTTGCAAACATTTTTTGGATTCAGATCGTAAATTTTAATATTATTTAAGAATCTAGTTAGAGATATCTCTCGGAAACATAAGGATATAGCGTGTTGTTTTATTCATCATTAATCCTGATAAAAGCTGATCTTCAGACTCATGAAGTTTCATTCTTCTGCCATTTTTCTGCAACAAATAGATGGGTTGCTTTTCAGTATCATAGGGCAAAAGCTTTCTTTTTATCTCATAAACCAGCTCTTTTCCGTTATCAATTCCAAAAAATTCATTGGTTTTTTTTATTTTTTCATCAACCGCAGCCTGATTAAATGGATGTGATGAAATAATTGTTTTAGGAAGATTTCGCTGAATGACACATTTACACCAATAGGACAACACAAAATCATCAGAATTCTGCCATTCCTTCATAGCCTGAATGATATCGTTATCATCCAGCTGGGTAAATCTTTGTACATCTTCATCAGTTGCTACACTTTTTCCACGGTATAAAAAGTATCTCAGATTCTCCGTTGCAGGAAGTTCGATACCTTGAGAAATCAAATATTTTGCTCTTTCAAGGATCTTCACTAAAAGAAATTCTGCAAGAGCAGATGTTTTATGATAATATACCTGCCAGTACATGAACATTCTGGCGGTTAAAAAATTTTCAATGGAATATACTCCCTTGGCATCAATGACCAGCTCTCCCTCTTCACAGACATTCATCATGGAAATAATTCTTTGGGTATTAATATTACCCTCTGATACCCCTGTAAAAAAGCTGTCTCTTTTCAGATAATCCAATCGGTCCACATCCAATTGAGATGAAATAAGCTGGTTAAAAAACTTTCTGTGGTATTTCCC containing:
- a CDS encoding HD domain-containing protein, which gives rise to MQNKLKIINDPVHGFIKIPHEILFDIIEHPYFQRLRRIGQTGLLNLIFPGATHTRFHHALGAMHLMFTALETLKQKGVKISEEEEKGAMLAILMHDIGHGPFSHALESMLMDDWHHENLSLLLMNKLNEEFNGELSMAIEMFQGKYHRKFFNQLISSQLDVDRLDYLKRDSFFTGVSEGNINTQRIISMMNVCEEGELVIDAKGVYSIENFLTARMFMYWQVYYHKTSALAEFLLVKILERAKYLISQGIELPATENLRYFLYRGKSVATDEDVQRFTQLDDNDIIQAMKEWQNSDDFVLSYWCKCVIQRNLPKTIISSHPFNQAAVDEKIKKTNEFFGIDNGKELVYEIKRKLLPYDTEKQPIYLLQKNGRRMKLHESEDQLLSGLMMNKTTRYILMFPRDISN